In the Schaalia hyovaginalis genome, CCCTCGGAGTCGAGGGGCACCGGAACTCCGACCCCGTGGCTCGCCGGGATCGCGATCGGATAGGACTCGAAGGAACGCCACGGGTAGACGACGCGATCGCCCGGCTCGCACACCGCGCCGAGAGCCGCCACGAGGAGCGCCGAGGAACCGGTCCCGATGCACACCTGATCGGGATCGACGCCGTGCCGCACGGCGATGGCCCCGCGGAGCGCGACCGCGGTGAGATCCGGGTAGCGATTCACCGCCTCCAGGGCGCGCCGCATCGCCTCCGTCACCGTCGCCGAGGGCGGTAGCGGCATCTCGTTCGAGGAGAGCTTGACCGCGCCTTCGGCGCTCTTGCCGGGCGCGTATCGGGGCAGGGCCCGGACCGCGGGTCGGATCGGAACTTTGAGCTCGCTCATGACTCAGTCCTACCGCACTCTCGGCGAAGAAGGACGAGGTATTCGCACTGCGGCCCCCTCCGCCCCCGCATCATCCGGGCGCCATCGCGTGCGCGCTCCGCGATGCTGGGGAAGACTGGGGGCATGGAATTCCTGCTCCGCCTCATCGCGACCATGGCCGGCATCTGGGCGGCCACCCTGATCGTGCCCGATATCGCCTTCGCCACCGGCTCGACGACCGGCGCCAACCTGCTCACCCTCGCCGTGATCGCCCTCGTCTTCACGCTCGTGAACTCGATCGTGAAACCGGTCGTCAAGACTCTCGCCTTCCCACTCTACCTCCTGAGCTTCGGGCTCTTCGCCCTGGTCACCAACGCCCTCATGTTCATGCTGACGGGGTGGCTGTCGACCAGGCTGGGCTTCGCCCTGTCGACCGGCGGCTTCCTCTCCTGCCTGGCGGGCGCGCTCATCACGGCGATCGTGTCCTCGATCATCGCCTCGCTCGTCGGCGCCGGGAAGAACGACTGAACGGCTTCAGTCCAGGATCCGTCGCGTCTCATAGCGGAATTCGGTCGTCCTCGTCCGATCATTCAAGCCGAGCCCTTCCGCCCTCGCCGCCTCCCACGAGCGCACGGGGGCGAACGACGGGTCCTCCCCACTCGCCCCCGACCCCTCTTCGATATCGGCCATGAGCGACCTGTAGGTCGCAAGGTCATGGGCCGCGGGCACACCCGGACTCCCGCCGGAACGCCCTCGCCCGTCGAAATGGACCGTCACCACGCCCTCGGCATTGCCCGCGCCGTCGAGGGCGGGAACGATGTCCCGGGTGTTCTCCAAAGCCAGAACACCCACGCCCGCCGGAGGCGAGGAAGCGGCGATCGGCGATCCCGCCGTCAACGCCGAAACGACCGAATAGCGCGCACCCACCGCAGGGTCGGAGGCGAGGCGCGCCGCCACGATCCCGCCTTGGGAATGCCCCACGAATTCGACGGGCTCACCCCGGCCGATACCGGCCATCTCCATCGCCCGCAGGACAGCGCGGGACTGATCGGACTCGACGTCGGCCACCTCTTGGAGATTGGTGAGCATGTCCTGCGGATTCGATCCGCCCGCACCCCACCTCTGCGTACCGCGGATGACGACGCTCCACGAGGTCCGCATCCGGCCATCGGGGAGGGGCGTCTCATGCTTGAGGATCTTCAAGCCGCCCCGCTCACCGCCCGAAGGGAGGTCCGAAAGCTCGCCGAGCAGCTCCGAGGGAGTGCGAGGAGTGGCGTGCCCGGTCGGCGCCGCAGGAGCAGGCGACGCCCCATCCGACACGTTCGCGCCCACGAGAACGACCTCGCGGGGAAGCATGCGAGAGACGACGAAGCGCGCCACGAGGGGAACGGCTCCAACTCCCGTCCAGTATCCCCTCGCCTTCACACGAGCATCGGACGCCTCCGGCGCCCCCGTTGAGAACCCGCCGCCGGCGCCCAACACCGGCGACTCCGCCCCTCCCCCGAATCCGCCTTCCGGGGATCCGCCGGCGCCACGACTCGCACTCGGCCCTGAGATCGGTCCGATGACTTCGATGCCACGGCTCCGCCCATGGACGAGCGCCCCCGCGACGAGGGCCCACGCGCCGGCCACTCGAGCGGCCCGCCGGGTCCCCCCTCCACCGCGCCCGAACCACCCCGGCCCCGCGATCCTCCCCCCGAGGAGCAGGGCGTCCCACTCGAATCGCGGCCCGACCATCCCATCGCCCTTGCCGGTGGCGAAGGCCCAGACGGCGAGCCCAAGATCGGCGATCAGCACCCGGTCTTCAAGGAGACGCGCACCGGGGAGGAGCGCCACGAGGGGATCGAGGCGTGCGCCCCACGCCCCGCCGCTCAAATCCGGGACATTGAGTGATCCATCGCTCGCGAAGAGCCGGAGAGCCTCGCCTTCTGCGATGTCCAGGATCGCCGAGGCGAATGCGAGGCGTTCAGCACCGCCCTCCGCCATGCGCAGCAAGCGCAGCACGTCGGTGCGCGCGCATCCGCATGCGTCCACCGCCGCCCTCGACGCCTGCGGAACCAGGGAGACGCTGCTCGAGGCGAGCTCCTCCGCTCGTGAACAGCCCGCGGCCAGATGCTCCAGCTCCGCCACGATCTCCCGGAGGCGCATCGCAGCGCGGCGCAGTTCCTCCGTGTCGACCCGCACGCGGCCCGTCGTGACGAGGACCCGTTCAAGATCACCATCCACTTTCAAGCCCCCCGCCTCCCGCGACGCCCGTCCCGCTCCCCGACCCGAGCGCGGTGAGGAAGGGATCCATGGTCGCCGCCGCGGCCCGCCAGCACGTTTGTGCCTCCACGGTCTCGAGGAAGCTGACTTCCCCCGCGAGGGCCGCGCAGGCGAGGCGCACGGAAGCTTGTGCCGTGCTCACTTGGGCGCATACCGCCGAAACAGCGGTTCTCGCCCCCTCGCCCGCGCTTCCCTCCCATGAGTCGAGGCGGATCGCGGCGAGCGACGCCGCCACGGAGGCGAGTTCATCGTCGACGAGGCTCATGAGGCGCAGCGCTTCTTGCGCATTGAGGATCGCGAGGCTCATCGTCCCCCCGTTCGTCCGAGTGATCCTTCATATCAGCGACCGTAGGGGCGCGCCCCTTCAGGAGGCGCACGGGCGATGAGAGAATGTGGATTCCGCCGCTGCCCGCGCTCCTGTGGACGCGGAGCTCCGGGGACGCCGGAGAAATCCGGAGAAGTCGGGGCAGGCCGGGGAGGCCCGATGGGCCGGGCGCCATCACTGAAAAGAGGGAGAGGGACGATGCGGCAGTGGACGAAGACGGATCAACGGCCCGGGCGCATCGCCTTCGAAGCCTCGGGGCTCGCCTGGCTGGCCGAAGCGGGCCCGCAGGGCGCGAAAGTCGTGCGCGTGCTCGAAAGCTCACCGACCCGCCTGCGTGAAGAGCACCTGGTGTCCGCACCCCCGACCCGGACCGCCGCCGAGGACTTCGGGCGCGCCCTGGCGCGCACGCACGCCGCGGGGGCCTCGCACCTCGGGGCGCCGCCGCCCGGCTACACGGGCGCCGGATGGATGGGCGAAGCGCCGCTCCCCCTCCTCGATGAGGAGGCCACCGGCTCCTGGGGCGCCTTCTACGCCGAGCACCGCCTCCTCCCCTACGTGAAGGGCGCGCCCTTCACCAGCGCGGACCGCATCGCGATCGACAGACTCTGCGAACGCCTCGCATCGGGAGAGCTCGATCATTCCCAACCGGCACTCGTCAGCAGGAGCGGGCGAGCCGCGCGCACGCACGGCGACCTCTGGTCGGGGAACGTCATGTGGACCGAGGGCGGTGCCGTCCTCATCGATCCGGCGGCTCAAGGCGGTCACGCCGAAGAGGACCTCGCCGCTCTCGGGCTCTTCGGCTGCCCCCACCTGGAGCGCATCCTCGCCGCCTACGACGAGGCCTCACCGCTCGAAGCGGGCCGGGCCGAGCGGGTGGACCTCCACCGCCTGCACATCCTCTTCGTGCACGCATTCCTCTTCGGCGGGGCCTACGTCGGCGACTGCATGCGGATCGTTCGTCGTTTCACCTGAAGCGCTCCGCGCCCCGCCCTCGGCGAGCCTCCCCGAGCACTCCGAGCGCATCGGGCGGAAGGCGGACCGAAATGGGGGCGGATTCTGGAATGATGGGGCCATGAGCGCTGATTGGTCCTCCCTCTTCTCCCCGAATCACGGCTACGCCGACCTCGCCGCGCACGGCGAACCCCTGTCCCCCCTCGACGGCCGCTACCGCTCGGCCGTCGCACCGCTCGCCAATCACCTCTCCGAGGCGGGCCTCAACAGGGCCCGCGTCCACGTGGAGATCGAATGGCTCATCCACCTCCTCGACCACCGCGTCCTGCCGGGCGCCCCCATGCTCACCGACGCC is a window encoding:
- a CDS encoding aminotransferase class I/II-fold pyridoxal phosphate-dependent enzyme; the protein is MSELKVPIRPAVRALPRYAPGKSAEGAVKLSSNEMPLPPSATVTEAMRRALEAVNRYPDLTAVALRGAIAVRHGVDPDQVCIGTGSSALLVAALGAVCEPGDRVVYPWRSFESYPIAIPASHGVGVPVPLDSEG
- a CDS encoding phage holin family protein; protein product: MEFLLRLIATMAGIWAATLIVPDIAFATGSTTGANLLTLAVIALVFTLVNSIVKPVVKTLAFPLYLLSFGLFALVTNALMFMLTGWLSTRLGFALSTGGFLSCLAGALITAIVSSIIASLVGAGKND
- a CDS encoding fructosamine kinase family protein, whose amino-acid sequence is MRQWTKTDQRPGRIAFEASGLAWLAEAGPQGAKVVRVLESSPTRLREEHLVSAPPTRTAAEDFGRALARTHAAGASHLGAPPPGYTGAGWMGEAPLPLLDEEATGSWGAFYAEHRLLPYVKGAPFTSADRIAIDRLCERLASGELDHSQPALVSRSGRAARTHGDLWSGNVMWTEGGAVLIDPAAQGGHAEEDLAALGLFGCPHLERILAAYDEASPLEAGRAERVDLHRLHILFVHAFLFGGAYVGDCMRIVRRFT